ATTCATAGCTTCATAGTTCTCTGTAGGTTGCCATTCATCCGTTATCTCAAGCTCTTTGTTAGCAATTAATGTTCGAACAGTTACAGGCTCAGTAACACCCATGATCTTGAATGAATCTGGTGCATCCTTATCTATTTCCTGCCAATAATTTAGATTTTTAACACCTATCACATGTTCTGCCAGATTAACCTCTTTTAGCACATATGGTCCAGAACCAGCAACATTCATTAGTAACCAATCCTTCCCATAATCTCCATACTCTCCATAGGGGCCTTCCTTTTTAGCATTTTCTATAACCTGTTTTTCATTAACAATCGCAACGTGGGATAGATAGAGTAAGAAAGGTCCAATGGGACGTTTAAGAGTAATCTTCACATTTTCCGAATCTAAAATTGATACATCTTCAATTTCTCCACGGAATAAATAACCCCAACCTTCTCCGATATCAATCATTCGTTTTAAACTAAACACCACATCACTAGCTTTTAGCTGATCTCCATTATGAAATTTAATGCTATTATTAATTTTAAAAGTATAGGTCAATGTATCGGAATCAAATTCCCAACTTTCAGCAACTTTTGGTTGGGGTACTCCATTCTCGTCTATAGTTAATAATGTGTCATAAAAATTCTGAATACATGTTGCTGCAACATTATCCATACCAACAGCTGGATCAATATATAATGGCCAAGATTGTACAACACGAACAATTTTCTCTGTTTGTGCCATAGTCTCTGTATTAAATGCCATTAATACTGCAAACAACAGCAACAATACAATAAATTTAGATTTCAATTTTAAAGAAAACATTACTAAAACCCCCTTTAAATATTTTTTAGATAGCAGAATTGATTGAAAATAAAAAATAATACTTTATTTAATTTATACTTATACCTCCTTTTAAGAAAATTTTTATCAACTAGAACGTTTCTTAGATGGTGGAAATTGATATGCTTTTTTGCTCTGAGCTAATCCCATGGCAATTAAACTTTCACATAATTTTGTTGCAGCAGCAGCTGGAATAACAATAGGAACACCCAGTTTTTCAGATGCTTTATCTGCAATACCTAGCATACTTCCACAACCCAACACAAGTACATCTGCGCCTTTATTGAGCATTTCAGTGCCAAATTTAAGCAAAACTTTTAGTTCTTCCTCTTCTGATCCAATTAAACTTAGCACCGGGATTCCTACAGAACGAATACCCACACATTTGTGATATAGTTCATAAACCTTTAAATTATTTTCTAAGTAAGAACCTGCCTCTGGCTCACCTGCAGTAATTATCCCAAATCTCTTTCCAATCAAAGATGCTATATAGGCACTTGCTTCCCCAATCCCAATAACTGGGATTTTTGCTACTTCTTTTGCAGCCTGTAAACCCGGATCGCCAAAGCAATAGATAATAACTCCATCATATTGTTCTTTTTCTGCCTTCATTACTTCCTGGACTGTGGGCAAAGCACACCATACCTCATCAAATGAGTTTTCAATAGACTCAGAACCTTTCTTAATATTAACAACATCTATTATTGTAGATTCATCTTTATATTTATTTAACTCATTAAGGGCTGGCTCATTCCAGATTGTTGTTGCTACAGGAAGTATTAATTTAATTCTACGTTTCATTAAAATACTCACCTCTTACTTCCCTAACTTTTTCGCTAATTCTTTTAATTTTGGTTCTACAAAAACTCCTTTATCCAGGATTTGAACGTTATCTAACCAAGCTGAACTATTTAAACAAATACCATCAGAGTGAGAAGGACCAGAAATTCCACCATAAACCAATATTGGTCCAACATTACCAATTCCCCATTCTGTGGATCCCCAGATGCGCTCATCTTCTACAACATCACCGCTCAATCGTGCATTGGGATGCAATCCATAGGAAATATGCGCAAGTTTCAGCATTTGGGGATGATTAAAACCCTTAAGCCATTGATCATACTCTATAGCTTCTTTGCCTCCTTCAATTTTTACAATTTCCCCTTTTTTAATTATTAAACGTACTGGCTCTCTTAAAATTCCTACAATTGGAGGTACTATTGAACCGTCAAAGACAATTTCTCCGTTAATGGTATCAAATTTTGGAGCCCAAGCAATCTGCCCGGGAGTCATATGAGAACCAGGTACATCGTATCTACTACATTCAAAAACAACTGGGTTTTCCGGATTATTATCAAATTCAATATCGGTACCTGCTGGAGTAGTAACTTTCATATGCTTAGCTTTGGTAGTAATTTCTAATAAATAACTCATAAATTTCTCTAAAGTGGGGAAATCTACTCTTCCTATCAATCTCACCATCATATCAACATCCATTCCGCAAGCATTTAGATAGCGTAGTTTGGGATTTTTAGCGGTAGCTACATCATAAGGGGTTGAATATAAAAGCCAGCCATTGTTAAATTCAACCCAGGCATCTGTCTCTGCAAGAGCCGCTGAAAGAGCCTCTACTGGTAGTAGCTTATCAGCTGCTTTCCCAACTCCCATGGGATACGCTGTATATATAACCATTGGTTTTGCATCACAGGCAAAAGCAGCTCTAGCTGTAGCATCAACAACTCTTTTATCAGATTCTGTATCAGCAGTAATAACAAAGGTTTCTCCTGGTTTTAATTTAAATAGCTCCTCACAAAGTATTTTTGCAGCTTTACCTAATTCATATTCGTAATAATAGGACATTATGAACCTCCTCAATAATTCTCTTTTTTATTATTACCCTTTCTTTTTATAAAACATCAAACAGTAAATTCACTTCTTCAAATATTAGATATATTACCAAACCCCCCCCCTCTAAAAGTAATTTAAATCTACAATTTTTTTAAGATAGTTTTTTAAAAGATCAGCGGAATTATTAATTTAAGTAAGTTTCAATATGATTATTATTCTTTTTATTATGTCTAAAAAATTTAGTATTGTCAACAAATTGTCAACAAAATTAGGTAAAAAAATAAAATAATCAACATTATAATTCTATTTTATTTATGCTAAAATCTCCTATTTAACTATCTACCAATTAGATTCCAGATATCCTTTTAAATACTAACTTTATTATGTTCAAAAGAATTGGTGCAATCGTTAAGATTTTTTAAACAGTCAAGTAATAATTTCAGAAAGTATTAGATTTTTTACTCGCTCTAAATGCTTTTTGATAGTTGATTCAACTAAATCTTCTTCCTTCTTTTCAATAGCCTCTATAATTTCTAAATGTTCCTTGATAGATTCTTTATAGGGATAATTTTTTATAAATATATTCANNNNNNNNNNNNNNNNNNNNNNNNNNNNNNNNNNNNNNNNNNNNNNNNNNNNNNNNNNNNNNNNNNNNNNNNNNNNNNNNNNNNNNNNNNNNNNNNNNNNACTCGCTCTAAATGCTTTTTGATAGTTGATTCAACTAAATCTTCTTCCTTCTTTTCAATAGCCTCTATAATTTCTAAATGTTCCTTGATAGATTCTTTATAGGGATAATTTTTTATAAATATATTCATAAACCAATTGGTATGATCCCCAAAGTTATCCAGAATATCTATCAGTTTTTTATTTCCACATTCACTATATAATAATTTATGAAAGTCTTTATCTAAAACAAAAAAATGGTTTTTACTTTCTTTATTTTCTGATTTGGAGCTTAGCTGAATAAAATTTTTTTTGATTCTTTCTAAATAAGACCTAGATATTCTTGGTAATGATTCTTTAGCAGCTAATGGTTCAAGCACTTTCCTTATCCTGCATATATCTTTTACTTCCTGCTGAGTAATATTAGAAACCATTGTACCTTTATAGGGAATAATATTAACAAATCCTTCCTTTTCTAATCTATTTAAAGCTTCCCGAATAGGACCTCGACTGATATTCATACTCTTGGATATTTTTTCTTCTACCAAAAATAATCCGGGTTTAAGATTGCCTATAATTATCTCTAATTTTATTGCTTGATAAGCCTTGTCTTTGAGGGATAACAATTTTTCTGAATATAAAAAATTGTCAATCAAAATATAAATTTACCTTTTGTAGTTTTCTTTTTATTATTATAATTCAGTTGTTTACAATTTGTCAACAATGCAAACGAAACCTTTTAGTGATATTTTAATAAGAACAAATTTCGCTTGACCTTTAAAATTTTTCCTATTTTTAAGGAAAGATTTTCAATCAATTCCTACCTTTAAACAATCTTCAATATTCAATCAAGGTAAAGGAAGAATTCTGAGGAAAGACCTGAACATCCTGTTCTAAATAGGCTAAGGAAGGGTAAATGTACTGGTAAATCTCATTTAATGTCACCTTATAATCCAGATTAATGTCAGCGGGATAAGGAAAACTAAAATCATTATAACCACAACCATCGCAAAAGAACGCAGAAAAATAGCCATAGGGATAGCCATCAATAGGATGTGGTTTGGTTGTTTCAAAACATTGCTGATCTCCGGAAGCAGATACAATTACCTGGAATCCCTCTGAAGCAAGATTCCCCTTTGCCAATTTTAAATTATATAAAGCGAAAGATTCCAGGATATTAGCATTCAATATCTGCAGTTCTTCTAGATTCATACCTACCCGAGAAAGTAATTCCTTGCCAATAAACCCCCCAGAATAACAAGAATCCATAATTACTACTTTTGTTCCGGATATTTTCACTAAAGCAGCAGCTAATTCCTCAACAGTAATATCCATGGAATAATCCTCTATTACCGCATCATAAGGTAAAATAGTAGTTATAACACCATTACTCCAGCCATGGCCAGAGAAATAAAAGTAGGAAACATCATTATCATTAGCCTGGGAAAATGACAAGGAAATTTCCTGTAAGATATTGGAATGAGTGGCTTGTTCTCCAATCAGAGTGTTAAGCACAGAAAAAATAGTTTTTCCATCACCAAATCGAGTATTTCTAAAAATCTGAATCATCCTGGAAACATCAAAAGAAGGAGCATACAAATCAGTTATACCTGGATCTTTATATTTATCAACACCTACGCATAAAGCTCGATATTCTGCTTCAGGAAATAACTCTAAATATGCTGAAGTAGTCTGCTTTTGAGTAATAACCACTGATTCAGTCCGGCTCAGGGGAGGATTATCTAAAGTTAACATAATGGTATAGGAACCTTGATAGAGATTAGTAATTAGAGCAGGAGTAACCATTCCGGTATCAGTATCGTTAAGAAAAATTTGTGCACCGGATGGATTACTGGTTACATAAAGTGAACCATAGGGAAAGAAAAAGCATCCACCAAAAAAAATGGAAAATAATAAGACAGGAATTAATTTAATAAAATAATTGTAATTACATTTTTCCCTGTTCAACCTATTATCCTCTAATATGTCCTACTAAAATTTGAAGACCAATAAAAATCAAGATTATACCACCAACCAGGTCAGCATACCTCTCCATTAAATAGCCTAATACTTTGCCTATTCTAACCCCTATTAAAGATAAGAGCAAAGTAATTATACCAATAATAATAATTGTTTTTATGATATCCAGTTCCAGAAAGGATAAACTTACTCCAGCGATAAACGCATCAATACTGGTAGCTAACGCTAATAATAACAGTACTGATATACTATTGAAATTAATAGATTGTTTCTTTTCTGTCTTCTGAAAAGAGTCGTAAATCATTCTGGCTCCAACCAGGCATAGGAGAAGAAAGGCAATCCAGTGATCATATTGTGCTATATAAATTACTATATTCTGGCCTAACCACCAGCCTATCAAGGGCATTATCATCTGGAAACCAGCAAATAAAAAAGCAATCTTTAAAGCAAAAACCAGATTCGCGGTACCGGAGACAATACCTCCGGTAATAGATACAGTAAAGGCATCCATAGCCAGCCCAATAGCCAGAAAAACTGTAGATAAAAAAGACATGGCGATATTTCCTAATTCCTAGAATTTTAAGTAACAATGATATTAAAATATATTTTTAATTATCAATAAGATGAAATGATTTTAACAAATTATCAAGAAGAGGTCTACTTATAAATTTCTATTTATCAAATATAACCAGGTTTAAGTTATGCTATACTTAAAGAAAACATACCAGTTACTGATAAAGGAGAAAAAATTATGAACTTTATTATCTATTTCATCGGTAAAAACTGGGCTCAAAGAATAATTGTTTTAGGAACAATTCTATTATACCTGTATTTAATACTGGATAAACCAGAAATTGCCAGGAAAGGATTTACCAATTCGATACGCATTTTTTTTGAATTAATGCCGTTTATTTTTGCAGCTCTCCTTATCTCTCAGGCTATTACTCTTTTATTGCCTGATGAGATAATCATAAAATGGTTTGGACAAGAAAGCGGTATAAAAGGAATCATCACCGGAGGGCTTTTAGCAGGTTTACTCCAGGGAGGACCATATGCAGTATATCCCATTTTGCAATCTCTTTTACAGAAAGGTGCCCACATAAGCATCATTGTAACCATGCTAATCGGTTATGGAGCAATCGGATTAAGTCGAATTGTCTATGATTTCATTTTCTTTGAACCACAACTCGTGGGATTGCGACTATTAATCACTGTTCCGCTTACTATTATCTCTGGTTTAATTCTATACTTTATTCTATAGAGCAAACATGGTTTGAAACTAACAACCATAAACTAAAAAGCTTATTACAGCAAACCATATTTGAGATATTTATTAACTATAATTTATATATAATTCTAACTACCGGATAATTATGCCTCGTTAAAAAATTTGACAATGAATAACATATTTCTATATGATAACGAATATCAACATATGTAATAATAGTGAAATTTCAAACTAATTCTGCTATTATTACACACTTTTTTCTAAATAAGGAGAGCAAGATACACTAAGCCTGATTATACAATAGAGTGTCATTTTCATAATTATTATAATTCAGGCAAAAGAAGATTTTTATAAAAAATGAATCACCAGATATTCTAATGAATAATAAATATTAAGCGTGAAGTTAATTTAAGAGGTTCTCAAGGGGAAGAATGATCCTTGAATATCTTATGAAAAACTATCTCTACACTTACAATGAAATATTATGAATAAAGAATTTGTAAAATTACGAACATCACATTAAATTAATATGAATAATAAAAAATCAAGTCAAAAGATTCCTTTTAATCAGGAATTTAAACCCAGAATACCTAAAAAAACTCAAATTTCAGCTACAGATTTTCTGTTTGCTGCTCTTCTTCTCTTATTAATATACTATCTGTTCAGATATACTGATATAGATGTATTCCTTATAACTGTAATTATCGCCTTGTTAGGAATAGCAATTGATATGTTCAGTAATATATTCACTTATCTGCTGGTATTAATTCAATCTGTTCCCTATATCGGGCCTATGATTGCTAAGATCATCACCTGGCCTATCTTTGTTACATTAAATGTCATGGCCTATTTCGTTACTTTAATTGTTATCCGCTTTAAAGGAATAGCCTTGGTGAAAGACGCCCGCATTGTAACAACTATTTTTTTGATTGGTTTGTTATTAGGTTTCATCCTGGGTCGTATATTTTGAATCAAGATCAAGTGCTTTAAGGTGGTCTAATCCCTTGTTTTCAACAAATACCGAGGCGCTATATAAAGCATTTTTTATTGCCTCTGCCTTAGATCTACCATGACAGATAAAACACAATCCATTTACTCCTAATAGCGGCGCTCCTCCATAAGTTTTATAGTTCCGTCTTCTGGCATAATCGCTAAATCTTTCTTTTAACATTTGAGTAGTAACATCATCAGGAAGGCTTCTTAAAATACTGACTTTAAAATCAGTCATAAACATATTGCTTAAGCCTTCTGCAGTTTTCAGAACAATATTACCTACAAAACCATCGCAGACAATAACATCTGCTAACCCCATAAAGATATCCCTTCCTTCGATATTTCCCATAAAATTAAGATCCTGCCTATCTTTGAGTAGGATATAAGCCTCCCTGGTTAATCGGTTCCCTTTGTTCATCTCTTCTCCTATATTGAGTAATGCTACTTTAGGTTGATTGATATTAAGCTCATATCTGGCATAAGAAGCACCCATAAGGGCAAAATGAAGTAAATGGATTGGTTTACAATCAACATTAGCACCCATATCAAGAATAATTTTATTGCCATTTAAAGTCGGTATAATCACAGCAATGGCTGGGCGTTTAATCCCGGGCATGCAACCTAATTTTAAAAGTGCCGCTGCCATAAC
The genomic region above belongs to Atribacterota bacterium and contains:
- a CDS encoding aminopeptidase, producing MSYYYEYELGKAAKILCEELFKLKPGETFVITADTESDKRVVDATARAAFACDAKPMVIYTAYPMGVGKAADKLLPVEALSAALAETDAWVEFNNGWLLYSTPYDVATAKNPKLRYLNACGMDVDMMVRLIGRVDFPTLEKFMSYLLEITTKAKHMKVTTPAGTDIEFDNNPENPVVFECSRYDVPGSHMTPGQIAWAPKFDTINGEIVFDGSIVPPIVGILREPVRLIIKKGEIVKIEGGKEAIEYDQWLKGFNHPQMLKLAHISYGLHPNARLSGDVVEDERIWGSTEWGIGNVGPILVYGGISGPSHSDGICLNSSAWLDNVQILDKGVFVEPKLKELAKKLGK
- the plsX gene encoding phosphate acyltransferase PlsX; its protein translation is MNISLDVMGGDYSPEETLKGAFLFLRDKNASITLLGEAILIEQDLEKYPFDKEKIEIIDCPDRISNDLLPTEAIKGKNSSSIMMGMDLLKDGKTEAFVSAGNSGAVMAAALLKLGCMPGIKRPAIAVIIPTLNGNKIILDMGANVDCKPIHLLHFALMGASYARYELNINQPKVALLNIGEEMNKGNRLTREAYILLKDRQDLNFMGNIEGRDIFMGLADVIVCDGFVGNIVLKTAEGLSNMFMTDFKVSILRSLPDDVTTQMLKERFSDYARRRNYKTYGGAPLLGVNGLCFICHGRSKAEAIKNALYSASVFVENKGLDHLKALDLDSKYTTQDET
- a CDS encoding aspartate/glutamate racemase family protein — protein: MKRRIKLILPVATTIWNEPALNELNKYKDESTIIDVVNIKKGSESIENSFDEVWCALPTVQEVMKAEKEQYDGVIIYCFGDPGLQAAKEVAKIPVIGIGEASAYIASLIGKRFGIITAGEPEAGSYLENNLKVYELYHKCVGIRSVGIPVLSLIGSEEEELKVLLKFGTEMLNKGADVLVLGCGSMLGIADKASEKLGVPIVIPAAAATKLCESLIAMGLAQSKKAYQFPPSKKRSS
- a CDS encoding permease, producing MNFIIYFIGKNWAQRIIVLGTILLYLYLILDKPEIARKGFTNSIRIFFELMPFIFAALLISQAITLLLPDEIIIKWFGQESGIKGIITGGLLAGLLQGGPYAVYPILQSLLQKGAHISIIVTMLIGYGAIGLSRIVYDFIFFEPQLVGLRLLITVPLTIISGLILYFIL
- a CDS encoding GntR family transcriptional regulator, with translation MIDNFLYSEKLLSLKDKAYQAIKLEIIIGNLKPGLFLVEEKISKSMNISRGPIREALNRLEKEGFVNIIPYKGTMVSNITQQEVKDICRIRKVLEPLAAKESLPRISRSYLERIKKNFIQLSSKSENKESKNHFFVLDKDFHKLLYSECGNKKLIDILDNFGDHTNWFMNIFIKNYPYKESIKEHLEIIEAIEKKEEDLVESTIKKHLERV
- a CDS encoding caspase family protein — its product is MNREKCNYNYFIKLIPVLLFSIFFGGCFFFPYGSLYVTSNPSGAQIFLNDTDTGMVTPALITNLYQGSYTIMLTLDNPPLSRTESVVITQKQTTSAYLELFPEAEYRALCVGVDKYKDPGITDLYAPSFDVSRMIQIFRNTRFGDGKTIFSVLNTLIGEQATHSNILQEISLSFSQANDNDVSYFYFSGHGWSNGVITTILPYDAVIEDYSMDITVEELAAALVKISGTKVVIMDSCYSGGFIGKELLSRVGMNLEELQILNANILESFALYNLKLAKGNLASEGFQVIVSASGDQQCFETTKPHPIDGYPYGYFSAFFCDGCGYNDFSFPYPADINLDYKVTLNEIYQYIYPSLAYLEQDVQVFPQNSSFTLIEY
- a CDS encoding manganese efflux pump MntP family protein; protein product: MSFLSTVFLAIGLAMDAFTVSITGGIVSGTANLVFALKIAFLFAGFQMIMPLIGWWLGQNIVIYIAQYDHWIAFLLLCLVGARMIYDSFQKTEKKQSINFNSISVLLLLALATSIDAFIAGVSLSFLELDIIKTIIIIGIITLLLSLIGVRIGKVLGYLMERYADLVGGIILIFIGLQILVGHIRG